In Pseudopipra pipra isolate bDixPip1 chromosome 5, bDixPip1.hap1, whole genome shotgun sequence, the following proteins share a genomic window:
- the ADCK2 gene encoding uncharacterized aarF domain-containing protein kinase 2 isoform X2 codes for MVAGGAARLLPLPIPLPIPLLPRAAGARIRAALPGRAAAGRPGLRAGRWGAVALAVPVAVPAVPAWKERPGQRAPAWAGERGAERPPRGLLRRLGLVLRLGVRACGLVLRFGPLLLLYPLSRLWPGMGARWLRLLRRAAEAAGPTCIKLGQWASTRRDLFSEAFCDEFSKLHVEVSPHPWGHTDMLLRKAFGEDWTGILKFPSREPVGSGCVAQVYKAYADLTAVAGSWAQELQQHSEFRSAFEAWEVSGFRGLFKWLRRRKSKETRDERSREELSLADCSQGSAMSRMSLMEQMAKPLLNANPSSARHLTPVAIKVLHPGLVHQVQMDLFLMKMGSRLIGLIPGFKWLSLTEIVEEFEKLMMQQIDLRYEARNLERFRQNFLDVDFVKFPTPLWPLVTADVLVETFEESEPISQYLHAEIATELRQRLAKMGMDMLLKMIFVDNFVHADLHPGNILVQGTARVSSSCKEQTALVDLCDTLVVEVQPPLRQLCLVLLDAGIVAELQSADMQNFRAVFTAVVQGQGERVAELILHHARANQCQDIERFKAEMAELVTKVRGNTIALGKLQVGNLLSNVFKLLMTHKV; via the exons ATGGTggcgggcggcgccgcgcgGCTGCTGCCGCTCCCGATCCCGCTCCCGATCCCGCTCCTCCCGCGCGCCGCCGGGGCCAGGATCAGGGCGGCGCTGCCCGGccgggcggccgcggggcgCCCTGGGCTGCGCGCCGGGCGCTGGGGCGCCGTGGCCTTGGCCGTGCCCGTGGCCGTGCCCGCCGTGCCCGCCTGGAAGGAGAGGCCGGGGCAGCGGGCGCCGGCGTGGGCGGGGGAGCGCGGCGCGGAGCGGCCGCCCCGGGGGCTGCTGCGGCGCTTGGGGCTGGTGCTACGGCTCGGGGTGCGCGCCTGCGGGCTGGTACTGCGCTTCgggccgctgctgctgctgtaccCGCTGAGCCGGCTGTGGCCCGGCATGGGCGCTCGGTGGCTGCGGCTGCTGCGCAGGGCGGCCGAGGCCGCCGGCCCCACCTGTATCAAGCTGGGCCAGTGGGCCAGCACTCGCAGGGACCTCTTCTCGGAGGCCTTCTGCGATGAGTTTTCCAAGCTGCACGTCGAGGTGAGCCCGCACCCCTGGGGCCACACCGATATGCTCCTAAGGAAGGCCTTCGGTGAGGACTGGACGGGCATCCTCAAGTTCCCAAGCCGGGAGCCGGTCGGCTCGGGCTGCGTCGCCCAGGTCTATAAAGCCTATGCTGACCTCACTGCTGTTGCCGGCTCCTgggcccaggagctgcagcaacACTCGGAGTTCAGGTCCGCTTTTGAAGCGTGGGAAGTGTCAGGCTTTAGAGGTCTCTTCAAGTGgctgagaaggaggaagagcaaGGAGACACGGGatgagaggagcagggaggaacTGAGCCTAGCAGACTGCTCCCAGGGAAGTGCCATGAGTAGGATGTCCCTTATGGAGCAGATGGCCAAACCACTCCTGAATGCAAATCCTTCATCAGCCAGACATCTCACGCCTGTAGCCATTAAA GTCCTGCACCCTGGGCTGGTCCACCAAGTCCAGATGGATCTGTTTCTCATGAAGATGGGCAGCCGCCTCATTGGACTTATCCCTGGATTCAAGTGGCTCAGTTTGACAGAGATCGTGGAGGAGTTCGAGAAGCTTATGATGCAGCAG ATTGACTTACGCTACGAAGCCAGAAATCTGGAGCGCTTCCGACAAAATTTCCTAGATGTCGATTTTGTGAAGTTTCCAACTCCCCTTTGGCCTTTGGTAACAGCAGATGTTCTAGTGGAAACGTTTGAG GAGAGTGAGCCTATTTCACAGTACCTGCATGCGGAGATCGCTACAGAGCTGCGGCAGAGACTTGCAAAGATGGGCATGGACATGCTGCTAAAGATG ATCTTTGTTGACAACTTTGTCCATGCTGACCTGCACCCTGGGAACATCCTGGTTCAAGGCACGGCCCgtgtgagcagcagctgcaaggaGCAGACGGCCCTCGTGGACCTGTGTGACACGCTCGTGGTGGAAGTGCAGCCGCCGCTCcggcagctctgcctggtgctgctggatgCAGGGATCGTGGCGGAGCTGCAGAGCGCTGACATGCAGAACTTCCGGGCGGTTTTCACCGCTGTGGTCCAAGGACAG GGGGAGAGAGTGGCAGAGCTGATCCTCCACCACGCCCGCGCCAACCAGTGCCAGGACATCGAGCGGTTCAAGGCTGAGATGGCAGAACTCGTGACCAAAGTCCGGGGGAACACCATTGCCCTGGGGAAG CTGCAGGTGGGAAATCTCCTCTCAAATGTCTTCAAACTGTTGATGACCCATAAG gtTTAA
- the ADCK2 gene encoding uncharacterized aarF domain-containing protein kinase 2 isoform X1, with translation MVAGGAARLLPLPIPLPIPLLPRAAGARIRAALPGRAAAGRPGLRAGRWGAVALAVPVAVPAVPAWKERPGQRAPAWAGERGAERPPRGLLRRLGLVLRLGVRACGLVLRFGPLLLLYPLSRLWPGMGARWLRLLRRAAEAAGPTCIKLGQWASTRRDLFSEAFCDEFSKLHVEVSPHPWGHTDMLLRKAFGEDWTGILKFPSREPVGSGCVAQVYKAYADLTAVAGSWAQELQQHSEFRSAFEAWEVSGFRGLFKWLRRRKSKETRDERSREELSLADCSQGSAMSRMSLMEQMAKPLLNANPSSARHLTPVAIKVLHPGLVHQVQMDLFLMKMGSRLIGLIPGFKWLSLTEIVEEFEKLMMQQIDLRYEARNLERFRQNFLDVDFVKFPTPLWPLVTADVLVETFEESEPISQYLHAEIATELRQRLAKMGMDMLLKMIFVDNFVHADLHPGNILVQGTARVSSSCKEQTALVDLCDTLVVEVQPPLRQLCLVLLDAGIVAELQSADMQNFRAVFTAVVQGQGERVAELILHHARANQCQDIERFKAEMAELVTKVRGNTIALGKLQVGNLLSNVFKLLMTHKVKLESNFASIIFAIMVLEGLGRSLDPELDILEAAKPLLIKTAASVLK, from the exons ATGGTggcgggcggcgccgcgcgGCTGCTGCCGCTCCCGATCCCGCTCCCGATCCCGCTCCTCCCGCGCGCCGCCGGGGCCAGGATCAGGGCGGCGCTGCCCGGccgggcggccgcggggcgCCCTGGGCTGCGCGCCGGGCGCTGGGGCGCCGTGGCCTTGGCCGTGCCCGTGGCCGTGCCCGCCGTGCCCGCCTGGAAGGAGAGGCCGGGGCAGCGGGCGCCGGCGTGGGCGGGGGAGCGCGGCGCGGAGCGGCCGCCCCGGGGGCTGCTGCGGCGCTTGGGGCTGGTGCTACGGCTCGGGGTGCGCGCCTGCGGGCTGGTACTGCGCTTCgggccgctgctgctgctgtaccCGCTGAGCCGGCTGTGGCCCGGCATGGGCGCTCGGTGGCTGCGGCTGCTGCGCAGGGCGGCCGAGGCCGCCGGCCCCACCTGTATCAAGCTGGGCCAGTGGGCCAGCACTCGCAGGGACCTCTTCTCGGAGGCCTTCTGCGATGAGTTTTCCAAGCTGCACGTCGAGGTGAGCCCGCACCCCTGGGGCCACACCGATATGCTCCTAAGGAAGGCCTTCGGTGAGGACTGGACGGGCATCCTCAAGTTCCCAAGCCGGGAGCCGGTCGGCTCGGGCTGCGTCGCCCAGGTCTATAAAGCCTATGCTGACCTCACTGCTGTTGCCGGCTCCTgggcccaggagctgcagcaacACTCGGAGTTCAGGTCCGCTTTTGAAGCGTGGGAAGTGTCAGGCTTTAGAGGTCTCTTCAAGTGgctgagaaggaggaagagcaaGGAGACACGGGatgagaggagcagggaggaacTGAGCCTAGCAGACTGCTCCCAGGGAAGTGCCATGAGTAGGATGTCCCTTATGGAGCAGATGGCCAAACCACTCCTGAATGCAAATCCTTCATCAGCCAGACATCTCACGCCTGTAGCCATTAAA GTCCTGCACCCTGGGCTGGTCCACCAAGTCCAGATGGATCTGTTTCTCATGAAGATGGGCAGCCGCCTCATTGGACTTATCCCTGGATTCAAGTGGCTCAGTTTGACAGAGATCGTGGAGGAGTTCGAGAAGCTTATGATGCAGCAG ATTGACTTACGCTACGAAGCCAGAAATCTGGAGCGCTTCCGACAAAATTTCCTAGATGTCGATTTTGTGAAGTTTCCAACTCCCCTTTGGCCTTTGGTAACAGCAGATGTTCTAGTGGAAACGTTTGAG GAGAGTGAGCCTATTTCACAGTACCTGCATGCGGAGATCGCTACAGAGCTGCGGCAGAGACTTGCAAAGATGGGCATGGACATGCTGCTAAAGATG ATCTTTGTTGACAACTTTGTCCATGCTGACCTGCACCCTGGGAACATCCTGGTTCAAGGCACGGCCCgtgtgagcagcagctgcaaggaGCAGACGGCCCTCGTGGACCTGTGTGACACGCTCGTGGTGGAAGTGCAGCCGCCGCTCcggcagctctgcctggtgctgctggatgCAGGGATCGTGGCGGAGCTGCAGAGCGCTGACATGCAGAACTTCCGGGCGGTTTTCACCGCTGTGGTCCAAGGACAG GGGGAGAGAGTGGCAGAGCTGATCCTCCACCACGCCCGCGCCAACCAGTGCCAGGACATCGAGCGGTTCAAGGCTGAGATGGCAGAACTCGTGACCAAAGTCCGGGGGAACACCATTGCCCTGGGGAAG CTGCAGGTGGGAAATCTCCTCTCAAATGTCTTCAAACTGTTGATGACCCATAAG GTGAAGCTCGAGAGCAATTTTGCTTCCATCATCTTTGCCATCATGGTTCTGGAGGGACTAGGTCGTTCACTGGACCCTGAACTGGACATCCTAGAGGCAGCTAAACCACTCCTCATCAAAACTGCTGCTTCTGTCCTCAAATAG